Proteins encoded by one window of Microcebus murinus isolate Inina chromosome 2, M.murinus_Inina_mat1.0, whole genome shotgun sequence:
- the EXO5 gene encoding exonuclease V, whose protein sequence is MAETGEEETVSAEASGFSDLSDSEFLEFLDMEDAQESSASLSKSGPSTEPPGKDDKPISLQNWKRGLDVSSPMERFHLKYLYVTDLCTQNWCELQTAYGKELPGFLSPEKAAVLDTGASIHLARELELHDLVTIPITTKEDAWAIKFLNILSMIPTLQSGGRIREFPVFGEVEGVLIVGVIDELHYTAKGELELAELKTRRHPILPLEAQKKKDCFQVSLYKYIFDAMVQGKVTPASLIHHTKLCPEKPLGPSVLRHAQQGGFSVNSLGDLMELVFLSLTLSDLPVIDILKIEYVHQETATVLGTEIVAFEEKKVKIKVQHYMAYWMGHREPQGVNVEEAWKCRTCSYADICDWRKGGGVLSSTLKPQAKKPK, encoded by the coding sequence ATGGCAGAGACTGGGGAAGAGGAGACAGTATCAGCAGAAGCCTCAGGCTTCTCAGACTTGAGTGATTCAGAGTTTTTGGAGTTTCTGGACATGGAAGATGCCCAAGAGTCAAGTGCTTCACTTAGCAAGTCTGGCCCTTCTACTGAGCCCCCTGGGAAGGATGACAAGCCCATAAGCTTACAAAACTGGAAAAGAGGATTGGATGTCTCATCACCTATGGAGAGATtccaccttaaatatttatatgtcacCGACCTGTGTACTCAGAACTGGTGTGAACTACAAACTGCATATGGAAAGGAGCTTCCTGGTTTCTTGTCACCTGAGAAGGCAGCTGTTTTGGACACTGGTGCCAGCATCCACCTAGCTAGAGAACTAGAACTTCATGATCTCGTGACTATCCCCATTACCACTAAAGAAGATGCTTGGGCAATTAAGTTTTTGAACATACTATCAATGATTCCTACCCTGCAGTCAGGAGGGCGCATCAGAGAGTTTCCAGTGTTTGGGGAAGTGGAGGGTGTGCTTATTGTTGGAGTGATTGATGAGCTGCACTATACAGCAAAAGGAGAACTGGAACTGGCTGAACTCAAGACACGCAGGCACCCTATACTCCCTCTAGAagctcagaaaaagaaagactgttTTCAAGTCAGCCTATACAAATATATCTTTGATGCCATGGTACAAGGGAAAGTGACCCCTGCTAGCCTAATCCACCACACAAAATTGTGTCCAGAAAAGCCACTGGGGCCTTCAGTGCTGAGGCATGCCCAGCAGGGAGGCTTCTCTGTGAACTCTTTGGGTGACCTCATGGAACTGGTCTTCTTGTCTCTAACACTGTCAGACCTCCCAGTTATTGATATCCTGAAGATTGAGTATGTCCATCAAGAGACTGCCACTGTGCTAGGTACAGAGATTGTAGcctttgaagagaaaaaggtGAAGATCAAGGTGCAACATTATATGGCCTATTGGATGGGACACCGAGAACCTCAAGGGGTCAATGTGGAGGAGGCTTGGAAGTGCCGGACATGCAGCTATGCAGACATTTGTGACTGGAGGAAGGGTGGTGGAGTGCTCAGCTCCACACTGAAGCCCCAGGCCAAAAAACCCAAATGA